A genomic window from Cryobacterium sp. SO2 includes:
- a CDS encoding DUF3040 domain-containing protein: MPLSEQEQRLLEEMERSLYHNDAEFVASVGGTRLRPNYRSIVLGVLAGVVGIATLVAGVAVQQLWLGIVGFIIMFGGVLLAITPGRTARATKPSSGAPRRPAQARSQQGFMDKLNDRWDRRQDGQQ, from the coding sequence ATGCCGCTTTCAGAACAAGAGCAGCGACTCCTCGAAGAGATGGAGCGCAGTCTCTATCACAACGATGCCGAATTCGTGGCGAGCGTCGGAGGCACCCGCCTCCGCCCCAATTACCGTTCCATCGTTCTCGGTGTGCTCGCGGGCGTCGTTGGAATCGCGACTCTTGTCGCGGGCGTAGCGGTGCAGCAGCTGTGGCTGGGCATCGTCGGATTCATCATCATGTTCGGAGGCGTGCTCCTGGCCATCACCCCCGGCCGCACCGCCCGGGCGACGAAGCCGTCGTCTGGAGCGCCCCGCCGCCCCGCCCAGGCTCGCAGCCAGCAGGGTTTCATGGACAAGCTCAACGACCGCTGGGACCGCCGCCAGGACGGGCAGCAGTAA
- the mraZ gene encoding division/cell wall cluster transcriptional repressor MraZ — protein sequence MFLGTYAPKLDDKGRVILPAKFREELSTGIVMTRGQERCLYVFTTRDFEDVHEKIRQAPITSKEGRDFFRVFLSGASAETPDKQNRVTIPANLRAYAGLGRDLTVIGVGTRVEIWDTEVWDAYLIEQEASFANITEEVIPGLF from the coding sequence ATGTTCCTTGGGACCTATGCCCCCAAACTCGACGACAAAGGGCGCGTCATCCTGCCGGCCAAGTTCCGCGAAGAACTCTCGACCGGCATTGTCATGACCCGCGGCCAGGAGCGTTGCCTCTACGTCTTCACGACGCGGGACTTCGAGGACGTTCACGAGAAGATCCGCCAGGCGCCCATCACGAGCAAGGAAGGCCGGGACTTCTTCCGCGTCTTCCTGTCCGGGGCGAGCGCCGAGACTCCCGACAAGCAGAACCGGGTCACCATTCCGGCCAACCTCAGGGCCTATGCCGGCCTCGGCCGCGACCTCACCGTCATCGGTGTCGGAACCCGCGTCGAGATCTGGGACACCGAGGTCTGGGACGCGTACCTCATCGAGCAGGAAGCTTCGTTCGCCAACATCACGGAGGAGGTGATTCCGGGACTCTTCTAG